One window of Curtobacterium sp. 458 genomic DNA carries:
- a CDS encoding carbohydrate ABC transporter permease: MTATASIVAPKRRPHDSRPVKRERNLGTYFIALLFIAVCVGPVAYIVLGGFRTNSQITASPAGLPNPWQIGNYVNVLTSGVFWQQLGNSVVAGVTTTVGVVVLGLMVSFVLARYRFRGREALYSLFAAGLMFPITVAITPLYILVKDLGLTNNLAGVILPQIAFALPTTVIILVPFLRAIPDELEEAAAIDGASRIGFFFRMVVPLSLPGVVTVGILAFIGSWNSYLLPLFILNDASTYTLPLGVQAFASQYSVDTARVLAFTSLSMIPALVFFAIFQKRIVGGLTGAVKG; the protein is encoded by the coding sequence ATGACCGCCACCGCCTCCATCGTCGCGCCGAAGCGGCGGCCTCACGACAGCCGTCCCGTCAAGCGCGAGCGCAACCTCGGCACGTACTTCATCGCACTGCTGTTCATCGCCGTGTGCGTCGGCCCGGTCGCGTACATCGTGCTCGGAGGGTTCCGCACCAACTCGCAGATCACGGCGAGCCCCGCCGGCCTGCCGAACCCGTGGCAGATCGGCAACTACGTCAACGTCCTCACGAGCGGGGTGTTCTGGCAGCAGCTCGGCAACTCCGTCGTCGCGGGTGTCACCACGACCGTCGGCGTCGTGGTGCTCGGGCTCATGGTGAGCTTCGTCCTCGCCCGCTACCGGTTCCGCGGCCGCGAGGCGCTCTACTCCCTCTTCGCCGCCGGCCTCATGTTCCCGATCACGGTCGCGATCACGCCGCTCTACATCCTGGTGAAGGACCTCGGGCTGACGAACAACCTCGCCGGCGTGATCCTGCCCCAGATCGCCTTCGCGCTGCCGACGACGGTCATCATCCTCGTGCCGTTCCTCCGGGCGATCCCGGACGAGCTCGAGGAGGCCGCCGCCATCGACGGGGCGAGCCGCATCGGGTTCTTCTTCCGCATGGTCGTCCCGCTGTCCCTGCCCGGCGTCGTGACGGTCGGCATCCTCGCCTTCATCGGCAGCTGGAACAGCTACCTCCTACCGCTGTTCATCCTCAACGACGCGTCGACCTACACGCTGCCGCTCGGCGTCCAGGCGTTCGCGTCGCAGTACTCGGTCGACACGGCCCGGGTGCTCGCGTTCACGTCGCTCTCGATGATCCCGGCCCTGGTGTTCTTCGCGATCTTCCAGAAGCGCATCGTCGGCGGTCTCACCGGGGCGGTGAAGGGGTGA
- a CDS encoding sugar ABC transporter permease, translated as MTTSVAPRSNEARSGTGRRTGGADGTPSAPARRVRKGTDVRTRVEIAVLAGPAVIMFVGFVILPVVLAAYYGFYKWQGYGAPVDFVGLQNYKVIFTDPDFRAVLWHNLFIVIGSLLVQGPIAIILALLLNQRIRGRGLIRVLIFLPYVISEVIVGTGWSLMLQSSGAVNDLLQSLGLGFLRNDWLSNPDIAIWTLLGIISWKYIGFAVILFLAGLQSIPEELFEAAQLDGASYWQIQRRITLPLLGPTLRIWAFLSIIGSLQLFDLVYIIWGQYIASTAGTSTMATYMVGNGRLSGNYGYGNAVAVVIFLISLVVALVYQRFVLRRDTAGALTEKGDR; from the coding sequence ATGACCACCTCCGTCGCACCGCGCTCGAACGAGGCGCGGTCCGGGACGGGGCGTCGCACGGGCGGGGCCGACGGTACGCCGTCGGCCCCGGCCCGCCGGGTCCGCAAGGGCACCGACGTCCGAACCCGGGTCGAGATCGCCGTCCTCGCGGGCCCCGCGGTCATCATGTTCGTCGGGTTCGTCATCCTGCCCGTCGTGCTCGCCGCCTACTACGGCTTCTACAAGTGGCAGGGCTACGGCGCCCCCGTCGACTTCGTGGGCCTGCAGAACTACAAGGTCATCTTCACCGACCCGGACTTCCGGGCCGTCCTCTGGCACAACCTCTTCATCGTCATCGGCTCGCTCCTCGTGCAGGGGCCGATCGCGATCATCCTCGCGCTGCTGCTCAACCAGCGCATCCGCGGCCGCGGACTCATCCGCGTCCTCATCTTCCTGCCCTACGTCATCTCCGAGGTCATCGTCGGCACCGGGTGGAGCCTCATGCTCCAGTCGAGCGGCGCGGTGAACGACCTGCTGCAGTCGCTCGGCCTCGGGTTCCTGCGCAACGACTGGCTCTCGAACCCCGACATCGCGATCTGGACCCTCCTCGGGATCATCTCGTGGAAGTACATCGGCTTCGCGGTGATCCTGTTCCTCGCCGGCCTGCAGAGCATCCCCGAGGAACTGTTCGAGGCCGCGCAGCTCGACGGCGCGAGCTACTGGCAGATCCAGCGGCGCATCACGCTCCCGCTCCTCGGCCCGACACTCCGCATCTGGGCGTTCCTGTCGATCATCGGATCGCTCCAGCTGTTCGACCTCGTCTACATCATCTGGGGCCAGTACATCGCCTCGACCGCCGGCACCTCGACGATGGCGACCTACATGGTCGGCAACGGGCGGCTCTCCGGCAACTACGGGTACGGCAACGCCGTCGCCGTGGTCATCTTCCTCATCTCGCTGGTCGTCGCCCTCGTCTACCAGCGGTTCGTCCTGCGCCGCGACACCGCCGGCGCCCTGACCGAGAAGGGCGACCGATGA
- a CDS encoding extracellular solute-binding protein has protein sequence MTRKIRAAAAIALIGATALTAAGCSAGSDASSDGGKVTMTFWHNSTTGPGKAFWDTTVKDFEAKNPNVTIKIQAIQNEDLDGKLQTALNSNSAPDVFMQRGGGKMAAMVNAGQVMDISDSIGSNAESEISKGSFKAFELNGKTWAMPTNVDPEGIWYSKDLFEKAGIDGTPTTIDELNADIQKLKDKDIQPVAVGAKDAWPAAHWYYNFALRACSSSVLTKTAQDLKFDNACWKQAGEDTKAFFDTEPFNDGYLTTSAQQGAGSSAGLIANHKAAMELMGAWDPGVISSLTPDGKPLSDLGFFPFPEVSGGKGEAGSMMGAVGGLSCSAQAPKKACTDFLNFVTQKSVQENYYKAFNSIPANQSAQSVVTEPYLKTVLKAYNDAPFVSNYLDTLYGQNVGNALNTSVVNLLAGKGSVSDIVSTVNQAAAKG, from the coding sequence ATGACGAGGAAGATCCGTGCCGCGGCAGCCATCGCGCTGATCGGGGCGACAGCACTGACCGCCGCTGGCTGTTCGGCAGGCAGCGACGCGTCGAGCGACGGCGGGAAGGTCACGATGACCTTCTGGCACAACTCGACCACCGGCCCGGGCAAGGCGTTCTGGGACACGACGGTGAAGGACTTCGAGGCGAAGAACCCGAACGTCACCATCAAGATCCAGGCGATCCAGAACGAGGACCTGGACGGCAAGCTCCAGACCGCCCTCAACTCGAACTCCGCCCCGGACGTCTTCATGCAGCGCGGCGGCGGCAAGATGGCCGCGATGGTCAACGCCGGCCAGGTCATGGACATCTCCGACTCCATCGGCTCGAACGCCGAGAGCGAGATCAGCAAGGGGTCGTTCAAGGCCTTCGAGCTCAACGGCAAGACCTGGGCGATGCCCACCAACGTCGACCCCGAGGGCATCTGGTACAGCAAGGACCTCTTCGAGAAGGCCGGCATCGACGGCACGCCGACCACGATCGACGAGCTGAACGCGGACATCCAGAAGCTCAAGGACAAGGACATCCAGCCGGTCGCGGTGGGAGCGAAGGACGCCTGGCCCGCCGCGCACTGGTACTACAACTTCGCGCTCCGCGCCTGCTCGTCGAGCGTCCTCACGAAGACCGCGCAGGACCTCAAGTTCGACAACGCGTGCTGGAAGCAGGCGGGCGAGGACACGAAGGCGTTCTTCGACACGGAGCCCTTCAACGACGGCTACCTCACCACCTCGGCGCAGCAGGGCGCCGGCAGCTCCGCCGGTCTCATCGCGAACCACAAGGCCGCGATGGAGCTCATGGGCGCCTGGGACCCGGGCGTGATCTCCTCGCTCACCCCGGACGGCAAGCCGCTGTCCGACCTCGGCTTCTTCCCGTTCCCGGAGGTCTCCGGCGGCAAGGGCGAAGCGGGCTCGATGATGGGCGCCGTCGGCGGACTCTCCTGCTCGGCACAGGCTCCGAAGAAGGCGTGCACCGACTTCCTCAACTTCGTGACCCAGAAGAGCGTCCAGGAGAACTACTACAAGGCGTTCAACTCGATCCCGGCGAACCAGTCGGCCCAGTCGGTCGTCACCGAGCCGTACCTGAAGACCGTGCTGAAGGCGTACAACGACGCCCCGTTCGTGTCGAACTACCTCGACACCCTCTACGGCCAGAACGTCGGCAACGCGCTCAACACCAGCGTCGTCAACCTCCTCGCCGGCAAGGGGTCCGTCTCGGACATCGTGTCGACCGTCAACCAGGCCGCAGCGAAGGGCTGA
- a CDS encoding LacI family DNA-binding transcriptional regulator, with translation MDTAIGARPGAGRVTIADVARAAGVSIPTVSKVINQRDGVAQGTILRVQEVVEQLGYETSLVARSLRSSRTGVVGILVTEFEPFSTELLRGVSGATTGTGYELLAYAGLVTGAEQKGWERRSLSRLSGTLIDGAIVVTPSTALSASSIPVVAIDPHTGPEGHATVDSDNEGGAAQAVEHLVSLGHTRIAHLRGRPDLASAQLREAGYRRALVAAGLTVDESLVRDGGYQEDRSAEVALALLSGPDRPTAVFAANDSSAVGVLRSAAALGLRVPEDLSVVGFDDVPQAATTTPPLTTVAQPLVELGSRAVEMLLAMLRGEQTSDHVRLPTTLRVRQSTGPAPTH, from the coding sequence ATGGACACGGCGATCGGCGCACGCCCCGGCGCCGGCCGGGTCACCATCGCGGACGTCGCGCGGGCGGCCGGCGTCTCGATCCCGACCGTGTCGAAGGTCATCAACCAGCGGGACGGCGTCGCCCAGGGCACGATCCTCCGCGTGCAGGAGGTCGTCGAGCAGCTCGGCTACGAGACCTCGCTCGTCGCACGGAGCCTCCGGAGCTCGCGCACCGGCGTGGTCGGCATCCTCGTGACCGAGTTCGAGCCGTTCTCCACCGAGCTGCTGCGCGGGGTGTCCGGTGCCACGACGGGCACGGGCTACGAGCTCCTCGCCTACGCCGGACTCGTGACCGGGGCCGAGCAGAAGGGCTGGGAACGTCGCTCGCTCTCCCGCCTGTCCGGCACGCTCATCGACGGGGCGATCGTCGTCACGCCGAGCACCGCGCTGTCGGCCTCGTCCATCCCCGTCGTGGCCATCGACCCGCACACCGGACCCGAGGGCCACGCCACGGTCGACTCCGACAACGAGGGCGGGGCCGCCCAGGCCGTCGAGCACCTCGTGTCACTCGGGCACACGCGGATCGCACACCTCCGCGGGCGACCGGACCTGGCGTCCGCCCAGCTCCGCGAGGCCGGGTACCGACGGGCACTCGTCGCCGCGGGGCTGACGGTGGACGAGTCGCTCGTGCGCGACGGCGGCTACCAGGAGGACCGGTCCGCCGAGGTCGCCCTCGCGCTGCTGTCCGGCCCCGATCGTCCGACCGCGGTGTTCGCGGCGAACGACTCGTCGGCCGTCGGCGTCCTGCGGTCGGCCGCGGCGCTCGGGCTCCGGGTGCCCGAGGACCTCTCGGTGGTCGGGTTCGACGACGTCCCGCAGGCCGCGACGACGACGCCGCCGTTGACGACGGTCGCGCAGCCGCTGGTCGAGCTCGGGTCGCGTGCGGTCGAGATGCTGCTCGCGATGCTCCGCGGCGAGCAGACCTCCGACCACGTGCGGCTCCCGACGACGCTCCGGGTGCGGCAGAGCACCGGGCCCGCCCCGACCCACTGA
- a CDS encoding helix-turn-helix domain-containing protein, which produces MTTDAEPLIHVDRHGLDIDEAVAFYERVYSSEDISVGRSGDERFTWRFRAVGDDEVVVGTSSVDAPRWGTIGQAQSYVLAWTTRPGLAVDTAGRDPIVMDPGVPVMWPSGRDVAFDGAPTTLHTVRFDAPFLESVAAAQRHSVPGPLRFSVTADPGELDHLRAVIASAAPELLRADTARGRRAAVNMLVAEAVVDAYEVTPQLDLELHEGPATMRLAQEWMVANAHRPITSTDVSRVAGVNARSLQATFQRHTGTSPMAFLRQVRLHRVRAQLVAGDPAETTVAAIAGTWGFGHLGRFAGYYADTFGELPSETLRRRTR; this is translated from the coding sequence ATGACGACGGACGCCGAACCCCTCATCCACGTCGACCGCCACGGACTCGACATCGACGAGGCGGTCGCGTTCTACGAGCGCGTGTACTCGAGCGAGGACATCAGCGTCGGGCGGTCGGGTGACGAACGGTTCACCTGGCGCTTCCGCGCGGTCGGTGACGACGAGGTCGTCGTGGGGACGAGTTCGGTCGATGCGCCGCGGTGGGGGACCATCGGGCAGGCGCAGAGCTACGTCCTCGCCTGGACGACCCGCCCGGGCCTCGCCGTCGACACGGCCGGCCGCGACCCCATCGTGATGGACCCGGGTGTCCCGGTGATGTGGCCGTCCGGTCGCGACGTGGCCTTCGACGGGGCGCCGACCACCCTGCACACCGTGCGCTTCGACGCCCCGTTCCTCGAGTCGGTGGCCGCGGCGCAGCGGCACTCCGTGCCGGGTCCGCTCCGGTTCTCGGTGACGGCCGACCCCGGCGAACTCGACCACCTGCGGGCCGTCATCGCCTCGGCGGCACCGGAGCTCCTGCGCGCCGACACCGCGCGCGGTCGACGTGCCGCCGTGAACATGCTCGTCGCCGAGGCGGTGGTCGACGCGTACGAGGTGACGCCCCAGCTCGACCTGGAGCTGCACGAGGGGCCGGCCACGATGCGGCTCGCGCAGGAGTGGATGGTGGCGAACGCCCACCGGCCGATCACCAGCACGGACGTCAGCCGGGTCGCGGGCGTCAACGCGCGGAGCCTGCAGGCCACGTTCCAGCGGCACACGGGCACGAGTCCCATGGCGTTCCTCCGGCAGGTGCGGCTCCACCGGGTCCGGGCCCAGCTCGTCGCCGGCGACCCCGCCGAGACCACCGTCGCGGCGATCGCGGGCACCTGGGGCTTCGGGCACCTGGGCCGGTTCGCGGGGTACTACGCGGACACGTTCGGCGAGCTCCCGTCCGAGACCCTCCGGCGCCGGACCCGCTGA
- a CDS encoding FAD-dependent monooxygenase, with protein sequence MQQHALVSGASIAGLSAAWWLTHAGWRVTVVERAPAFRDGGQNVDVRGVAKEVLDRMGLVEAVRARNTTETGTVLVDADGSVRAELPDGGGDGATAELEVLRGDLAHVLLDALPSDVTIRYGETIAEVTDDGASVTVRTDAGTALVADLLVVAEGVRSSTRSLVFAEDEVEARDLGVAMVFGTIPREPSDDDRWRWYNAVEGRQVHLRPDPHGTTRAILACTNDDDLAALPRDGALARMRERYRGAGWQTERVLDGFDASDDVYVDQLTQIRMPRWARGRVWLVGDAAWCVTPMGGGGASLALTSGYVLAASLSTHDDSAAAATAFDEWMRPLVSDVQDIPKGIVRFAYPQTRLGLALRHVVDRAITLPVFAPITARLTRVAETEQPLPPLRTTAQG encoded by the coding sequence ATGCAGCAGCACGCACTCGTCTCCGGGGCCAGCATCGCAGGCCTCTCCGCCGCCTGGTGGCTCACCCACGCGGGGTGGCGGGTGACCGTCGTCGAGCGAGCGCCCGCGTTCCGCGACGGCGGGCAGAACGTCGACGTCCGCGGTGTCGCGAAGGAGGTCCTCGACCGGATGGGCCTGGTCGAGGCGGTCCGCGCCCGCAACACCACCGAGACCGGCACGGTCCTCGTGGACGCCGACGGCTCCGTCCGGGCGGAGCTCCCCGACGGCGGCGGGGACGGCGCGACCGCGGAGCTCGAGGTGCTCCGTGGGGACCTCGCGCACGTGCTCCTCGACGCGCTGCCGTCCGACGTCACGATCCGGTACGGCGAGACGATCGCCGAGGTCACGGACGACGGCGCGTCGGTCACCGTGCGCACCGACGCCGGGACGGCGCTCGTGGCCGACCTGCTCGTCGTGGCCGAGGGCGTCCGGTCGAGCACCCGGTCGCTCGTGTTCGCGGAAGACGAGGTCGAGGCGCGGGACCTCGGCGTCGCGATGGTCTTCGGGACGATCCCGCGGGAGCCGTCGGACGACGACCGCTGGCGCTGGTACAACGCCGTCGAGGGACGGCAGGTCCACCTCCGACCCGATCCCCACGGCACGACCCGAGCGATCCTGGCCTGCACGAACGACGACGACCTCGCTGCGCTCCCGCGCGACGGGGCCCTGGCCCGGATGCGCGAGCGGTACCGAGGTGCGGGGTGGCAGACCGAGCGCGTGCTCGACGGGTTCGACGCCTCCGACGACGTGTACGTCGACCAGCTCACGCAGATCCGGATGCCGCGCTGGGCCCGCGGCAGGGTGTGGCTCGTCGGGGACGCCGCGTGGTGCGTGACGCCGATGGGCGGCGGGGGAGCCTCCCTCGCACTGACCTCCGGGTACGTCCTCGCCGCGTCGCTCAGCACGCACGACGACAGCGCCGCGGCCGCCACGGCGTTCGACGAGTGGATGCGTCCGCTCGTGTCCGACGTGCAGGACATCCCGAAGGGCATCGTACGGTTCGCCTACCCGCAGACGCGCCTCGGGCTGGCGCTCCGGCACGTGGTGGACCGCGCGATCACCCTTCCGGTGTTCGCACCGATCACGGCACGGCTGACGCGGGTCGCCGAGACCGAGCAGCCGTTGCCGCCGCTGCGGACGACCGCCCAGGGGTGA
- a CDS encoding MarR family winged helix-turn-helix transcriptional regulator produces MSPLDPLSVDWSDDEVGAMHALRDWAVAFEELNRHLATWTGLPGSDANALGQVVWAEQGGHPLSPAELARRIGMTTGATSILVDRLVAAGHVGRHREGSDRRRVTLRPTEHAREETRRFLAAAGAEFAATVRDTDAAELRTVRAFLVRMTAAASAANQRLAGR; encoded by the coding sequence GTGTCCCCGCTCGACCCGCTGTCCGTCGACTGGTCCGACGACGAGGTCGGCGCCATGCACGCGCTCCGCGACTGGGCCGTCGCGTTCGAGGAACTGAACCGGCACCTCGCGACGTGGACGGGGCTGCCGGGATCGGACGCGAACGCCCTCGGGCAGGTGGTCTGGGCCGAGCAGGGCGGACACCCGCTCTCCCCCGCCGAACTCGCCCGCCGGATCGGCATGACGACCGGGGCGACGTCGATCCTCGTCGACCGGCTCGTCGCCGCCGGGCACGTCGGTCGTCACCGCGAGGGGTCGGACCGTCGCCGGGTGACCCTCCGCCCGACCGAGCACGCCCGCGAGGAGACCCGGCGGTTCCTGGCCGCGGCGGGCGCGGAGTTCGCCGCGACCGTCCGCGACACCGACGCCGCCGAGCTCCGCACCGTCCGTGCGTTCCTCGTCCGGATGACTGCCGCGGCGAGCGCGGCGAACCAGCGGCTCGCCGGTCGCTGA
- a CDS encoding NmrA family NAD(P)-binding protein, with product MTTTVLVAGATGDLGRRIVRELMGLDVRVRALTRGGAAADRVPADERVEVVTADYADHAALVEVLRGVDVVVSVLSGTRKVVVDAQRALLDAAVEAGVPRFVPSDYSADYRSVTPGTNRNFELRREFAAVLDAAPIRATSVLNGAFADMLTGQAPLVLFDRRRVLAWSSADQPLDFTTKDDVAHVVARVALDPDAPRFVEVAGDRVTSRSLADTMSRLTGLRHRVLWAGTTGSLSAMARVGRRLSRDDDEPFPAWQGMQYFVTMFSGEGELRNLGGERYRPERWTSVEDVLAEHLGV from the coding sequence ATGACCACCACCGTGCTCGTCGCCGGCGCCACGGGCGACCTCGGCCGTCGCATCGTCCGCGAGCTCATGGGCCTCGACGTCCGCGTCCGCGCCCTCACCCGCGGCGGGGCGGCCGCCGACCGCGTGCCCGCCGACGAGCGCGTCGAGGTCGTCACCGCCGACTACGCCGACCACGCCGCGCTCGTCGAGGTCCTGCGCGGCGTCGACGTCGTCGTGTCCGTGCTGAGCGGCACCCGGAAGGTCGTCGTGGACGCGCAGCGCGCCCTGCTCGACGCCGCGGTCGAGGCCGGTGTGCCGCGGTTCGTGCCGTCGGACTACTCCGCCGACTACCGGAGCGTCACGCCGGGCACGAACCGGAACTTCGAGCTCCGACGCGAGTTCGCCGCGGTCCTCGACGCCGCGCCGATCCGGGCGACCTCGGTGCTGAACGGGGCGTTCGCGGACATGCTCACCGGGCAGGCGCCGCTGGTCCTGTTCGATCGACGGCGGGTGCTGGCGTGGTCGAGCGCCGACCAGCCGCTGGACTTCACCACGAAGGACGACGTCGCGCACGTGGTCGCCCGGGTCGCCCTCGACCCCGATGCGCCGCGGTTCGTCGAGGTCGCGGGGGACCGGGTGACGTCGCGGAGCCTCGCGGACACCATGTCCCGGCTCACCGGGCTCCGCCACCGCGTGCTCTGGGCGGGGACGACGGGGTCGCTGTCCGCGATGGCGAGGGTCGGGCGGCGGCTGTCCCGTGACGACGACGAGCCGTTCCCCGCGTGGCAGGGCATGCAGTACTTCGTCACGATGTTCAGCGGCGAGGGCGAGCTCCGCAACCTCGGCGGCGAGCGGTACCGGCCGGAGCGCTGGACGAGCGTCGAGGACGTCCTCGCGGAGCACCTCGGGGTCTGA
- a CDS encoding helix-turn-helix domain-containing protein — translation MRIRDRGFRNRAALGGDPVSEAFLEDQPVEAVRFELAGDEPAAAVRDLGGVYGGDAWVARGGDRGFSYRYTVVGDSEVSVRRSQLTGAIRGPMAPSDEYVVGWLTEGHTELDLAGDAVEMRPDVPVLYPTDKTYTFAASDYDQRLVHFDRAFVERVAAQHLDLGDRPLRFDHLAEPVPEAVRSWRVAITGLTRALRAAGPDSDAWRTAKESAARVFLEMFPPHLDRLPAVLGLPKNARLRAAVEHIHAHAAEDVTVAELSAVAGLSVRSVQESFRRVFDVSPLTYLRQVRLDRVHEELLALDPQVGAVGDVARRWGFAHLGRFSASYAERFGEYPKQTLRR, via the coding sequence GTGCGCATCCGGGACAGGGGCTTCCGGAACAGGGCGGCGCTCGGCGGTGACCCGGTGAGCGAGGCGTTCCTCGAGGACCAGCCCGTCGAGGCCGTACGGTTCGAACTCGCCGGCGACGAGCCGGCCGCGGCCGTCCGCGATCTCGGTGGCGTCTACGGCGGTGACGCCTGGGTCGCCCGTGGTGGTGACCGCGGGTTCTCGTACCGGTACACCGTCGTCGGCGACTCCGAGGTGTCCGTCCGGCGCTCGCAGCTGACCGGCGCGATCCGCGGGCCGATGGCGCCGTCGGACGAGTACGTCGTGGGGTGGCTCACGGAGGGCCACACCGAGCTCGACCTGGCCGGCGACGCCGTCGAGATGCGTCCGGACGTGCCGGTGCTGTACCCGACCGACAAGACCTACACGTTCGCCGCGTCCGACTACGACCAGCGTCTGGTGCACTTCGACCGGGCCTTCGTCGAGCGGGTGGCGGCCCAACACCTCGACCTGGGCGACCGGCCACTGCGGTTCGACCACCTCGCCGAGCCGGTGCCCGAGGCCGTGCGGTCCTGGCGTGTCGCGATCACCGGGCTCACCCGGGCGTTGCGGGCCGCCGGACCCGACAGTGACGCCTGGCGCACCGCGAAGGAGTCCGCTGCCCGGGTCTTCCTCGAGATGTTCCCGCCGCACCTCGACCGGCTGCCCGCCGTCCTCGGGCTGCCGAAGAACGCCCGGCTCCGTGCCGCGGTCGAGCACATCCACGCGCACGCCGCCGAGGACGTCACCGTGGCCGAGCTGTCGGCGGTCGCCGGACTCAGCGTGCGGTCGGTGCAGGAGTCCTTCCGTCGGGTGTTCGACGTCTCCCCGCTGACGTACCTCCGCCAGGTCCGGCTCGACCGCGTGCACGAGGAACTCCTCGCGCTCGATCCGCAGGTCGGAGCGGTCGGCGACGTCGCCCGGCGGTGGGGGTTCGCGCACCTCGGTCGGTTCTCGGCGTCGTACGCGGAGCGGTTCGGCGAGTACCCGAAGCAGACGCTGCGGCGCTGA
- a CDS encoding MarR family transcriptional regulator, which yields MSDLDLLGALTRLEGAVAALRARLRERLEVSQGDLTVIQFVARAETAERTVRVKDLATHLGLTGPAVTGLVDRLERSGHLCRVPNPDDGRSRRIELTEATRGAYAAAMDGTNQHLHDLMASFSERERARFVRIVDRVVAAIDLGSPGA from the coding sequence ATGAGCGACCTCGACCTGCTGGGCGCGCTCACCCGCCTCGAGGGTGCGGTGGCTGCGCTCCGCGCACGACTGCGCGAGCGACTCGAGGTCTCGCAGGGCGACCTCACGGTGATCCAGTTCGTGGCCCGCGCCGAGACCGCGGAGCGGACGGTCCGGGTCAAGGACCTCGCGACGCACCTCGGCCTGACAGGACCGGCGGTCACGGGACTCGTCGATCGCCTGGAGCGCTCCGGTCACCTGTGCCGGGTCCCCAACCCGGACGACGGACGCAGTCGCCGCATCGAACTGACCGAGGCCACACGCGGGGCGTACGCCGCTGCGATGGACGGCACGAACCAGCACCTGCACGACCTCATGGCCTCCTTCTCGGAACGGGAGCGCGCCAGGTTCGTGCGGATCGTCGACCGCGTCGTCGCGGCGATCGACCTCGGATCCCCGGGCGCCTGA
- a CDS encoding carbohydrate ABC transporter permease — MPRTRVRKGWRKWVNTVNVSGVVIAVLTALPLYWLVTTALKPASEISRNPPTAFPQSITFDNFVVAFRDNALGQYMVNSVIVSVSTTVIVLALSFLAGYALAGRWIKGRTAIMTSLLMLSVFPAIAVLTPLYLLERNLGLLNSYPGLIVPYVAFNLPFAIWIMRNYLQGIPSTIEEASEIDGAGAWRTVLSVILPMAKPGLFTVGVFTFTASWSEFLMALTFNSENSFRTIPVGIALFGTQFTVPFAQIFAASVAATVPIVILVLVFRRSIVSGLTSGAVKG, encoded by the coding sequence ATGCCCCGCACACGTGTCCGCAAGGGCTGGCGCAAGTGGGTCAACACCGTCAACGTCAGCGGTGTCGTCATCGCGGTGCTCACCGCGCTGCCGCTGTACTGGCTCGTCACGACGGCGCTCAAGCCCGCGTCGGAGATCTCCCGGAACCCGCCGACCGCGTTCCCGCAGTCGATCACGTTCGACAACTTCGTGGTGGCGTTCCGCGACAACGCCCTCGGGCAGTACATGGTGAACAGCGTCATCGTGTCGGTGTCGACGACCGTGATCGTGCTGGCGCTGTCGTTCCTCGCCGGCTACGCGCTCGCCGGGCGGTGGATCAAGGGCCGCACCGCGATCATGACGTCGCTGCTCATGCTGTCGGTGTTCCCGGCGATCGCGGTCCTCACGCCGCTGTACCTGCTCGAGCGGAACCTCGGCCTGCTCAACTCGTACCCGGGGCTCATCGTCCCGTACGTCGCGTTCAACCTGCCGTTCGCCATCTGGATCATGCGGAACTACCTGCAGGGCATCCCCTCCACGATCGAGGAGGCCTCCGAGATCGACGGGGCCGGCGCCTGGCGCACCGTGCTCAGCGTGATCCTGCCGATGGCGAAGCCGGGCCTCTTCACGGTCGGGGTGTTCACCTTCACGGCGTCGTGGAGCGAGTTCCTCATGGCGCTGACGTTCAACAGCGAGAACTCGTTCCGGACCATCCCGGTCGGGATCGCGCTGTTCGGCACGCAGTTCACCGTGCCGTTCGCGCAGATCTTCGCGGCGAGCGTCGCGGCCACCGTGCCGATCGTCATCCTCGTCCTGGTGTTCCGTCGTTCGATCGTCTCGGGCCTCACCTCCGGCGCGGTGAAGGGCTGA